From a region of the Saccharomyces paradoxus chromosome IV, complete sequence genome:
- the MDH3 gene encoding malate dehydrogenase MDH3 (Peroxisomal malate dehydrogenase~similar to YDL078C): protein MVKVAVLGASGGVGQPLSLLLKLSPYVSELALYDIRAAEGIGKDLSHINTNSNCVGYDKDSIESTLSNAQVVLIPAGVPRKPGLTRDDLFKMNAGIVKSLVTAVGKFAPNARILVISNPVNSLVPIAAETLKKMGKFKPGNVMGVTNLDLVRAETFLVDYLMLKNPKIGQEQDKTTMHKRVTVIGGHSGETIIPIITDKSLLFQLDKQYEHFIHRVQFGGDEIVKAKQGAGSATLSMAFAGAKFAEEILRSFYNEKPETESLSAFVYLPGLKNGKKAQQLVGDNSIEYFSLPIVLKNGSIVSIDTSILEKLSPREEQLVDTAVKELHKNIEKGKSFILDSSKL, encoded by the coding sequence ATGGTCAAAGTCGCAGTTCTTGGTGCTTCTGGCGGTGTGGGACAACCACTATCATTATTGCTGAAATTAAGCCCCTACGTTTCCGAGCTGGCTCTGTACGATATCAGAGCTGCGGAGGGCATTGGTAAGGATTTATCTCACATCAACACCAACTCAAATTGTGTCGGTTATGACAAGGACAGTATTGAGAGCACCCTGTCAAATGCTCAGGTGGTCCTAATTCCGGCTGGTGTTCCTAGAAAACCTGGTTTAACCAGAGATGATTTGTTCAAGATGAACGCTGGTATTGTCAAAAGCTTGGTAACTGCTGTTGGCAAGTTTGCGCCAAATGCAAGGATCTTAGTCATTTCGAACCCTGTTAATAGTTTGGTCCCTATCGCCGCGGaaactttgaagaaaatgggCAAGTTCAAACCCGGAAACGTCATGGGTGTGACGAACCTTGACTTGGTACGTGCAGAAACCTTTTTGGTAGATTATTTGATGTTAAAAAACCCCAAAATTGGACAAGAACAAGACAAAACTACAATGCACAAAAGGGTTACTGTTATTGGAGGCCATTCAGGGGAGACCATTATCCCAATAATCACTGACAAATCACTGTTGTTTCAGCTTGATAAGCAGTATGAGCATTTCATCCATAGGGTCCAGTTTGGAGGCGACGAAATTGTCAAGGCTAAACAGGGCGCCGGTTCCGCCACGTTGTCCATGGCGTTCGCGGGGGCCAAATTtgctgaagaaattttgagGAGCTTCTATAATGAGAAACCAGAAACGGAGTCACTTTCCGCATTCGTTTATTTACCAGGCTTAAAAAATGGCAAGAAAGCGCAGCAGTTAGTCGGCGACAACTCTATCGAATATTTTTCGTTGCCAATTGTTCTGAAAAATGGTAGCATAGTATCCATCGATACCAGTATCTTGGAAAAACTGTCTCCGAGAGAAGAACAACTGGTTGATACGGCGGTCAAAGAACTACATAAGAATATCGAAAAAGGTAAGAGTTTCATACTAGACTCTTCCAAACTATGA
- the MRK1 gene encoding putative serine/threonine protein kinase MRK1 (Glycogen synthase kinase 3~similar to YDL079C), protein MTDVLRNLVRKISFSNSDNLQLKHKTSIQSNTALEKKKRKPDTGKKVSEVQVHHSIPNFNNSAEYINDIENLIISKLVDGCKEGIAVDHIEHVDTSDSKTDEKVVTKQENISSKLSKEKVEKMINFDYRYIKTRQRTISCQWRNVSVVATRVKTEPRQYSRHKKKIVKRKRERTITDIVSLILTTRLPNIRKIQEHSSIFYGTTIFMGIRSYTNIGLVHKRVYKHDHKTDADKKNRGETIDISYPTTEVVGHGSFGVVVTTVIIETNQKVAIKKVLQDRRYKNRELETMKMLCHPNTVGLQYYFYEKDEEDEVYLNLVLDYMPQSLYQRLRHFVHLKVDMPRLEIKFYAYQLFKALNYLHNVPRICHRDIKPQNLLVDPTTFSFKICDFGSAKCLKPDQPNVSYICSRYYRAPELMFGATNYSSQVDVWSSACVIAELLLGKPLFSGESGIDQLVEIIKIMGIPTKDEISGMNPNYEDHIFPNIKPITLTKVFKGENPDILDLLTKTLRYHPCERLVPLQCLLSSYFDEIKRCDTDAYVKAQNLRMFDFDVKTELGHVPLVELPTIEERLKHAVSEPSSSL, encoded by the exons ATGACTGATGTTTTGAGGAATCTGGTGCGAAAGATTTCCTTCAGTAACTCAGATAATCTTCAGTTAAAACATAAGACTTCTATACAGAGTAATACCGCActagaaaagaagaagagaaagcCTGATACGGGTAAAAAGGTAAGCGAGGTTCAAGTGCACCATAGTATACCTAACTTCAATAACAGCGCGGAGTACATCAACGACATAGAAAATCTTATAATATCTAAACTGGTAGACGGGTGTAAAGAAGGTATCGCAGTTGATCATATTGAGCACGTCGATACCTCGGACAGCAAAACAGATGAAAAAGTCGTCACTAAGCAAGAAAACATCAGTAGCAAGCTTAGCAAAGAGAAAGTTGAGAAAATGATTAACTTCGATTATAGGTATATCAAAACGAGGCAAAGAACAA tctCTTGCCAGTGGAGGAATGTTTCCGTGGTCGCAACTAGAGTGAAAACGGAACCCCGTCaa TATTCGCgacacaaaaaaaaaatagtgaaaagaaaaagagagcGTACAATTACAGACATTGTATCCCTAATCTTAACAACACGCTTACCAAATATTAGGAAAATACAGGAACATTCTTCCATATTTTACGGAACCACCATTTTTATGGGAATCAGATCATATACTAACATAGGTTTAGTTCATAAGAGGGTTTATAAACATGACCACAAAACTGACGCCGACAAAAAGAATCGCGGAGAGACTATCGATATCAGTTATCCTACGACAGAAGTGGTTGGTCATGGTTCATTCGGTGTTGTAGTTACGACTGTAATAATTGAGACCAATCAAAAGGTCGCCATCAAAAAAGTATTACAAGATAGAAGATATAAAAATAGAGAGCTGGAGACCATGAAGATGTTGTGCCATCCAAATACTGTAGGTCTGCAATACTACTTTTACGAAAAGGATGAAGAGGACGAAGTATATCTCAATCTGGTTTTGGATTACATGCCCCAGTCATTATACCAGAGGCTCCGTCATTTTGTTCACCTGAAAGTGGACATGCCACGTCTTGAAATTAAATTCTACGCATATCAACTATTCAAAGCTTTAAATTATTTGCATAATGTTCCTCGGATTTGTCACAGAGATATAAAGCCACAAAATTTACTGGTAGATCCAACcacattttctttcaagatTTGCGATTTTGGCAGTGCGAAATGTCTGAAACCAGACCAGCCCAATGTTTCTTACATCTGTTCAAGGTATTATAGGGCCCCTGAACTAATGTTTGGTGCCACTAATTACTCAAGCCAGGTCGACGTGTGGTCAAGCGCTTGTGTCATAGCTGAATTGCTTTTGGGCAAGCCCTTATTCTCTGGTGAAAGCGGTATAGATCAGCTAGTAGAAATTATCAAGATAATGGGCATACCCACAAAGGATGAAATTTCAGGAATGAACCCGAATTATGAGGATCACATTTTCCCCAATATTAAGCCCATTACTTTGACTAAAGTTTTCAAAGGCGAAAATCCCGATATTCTTGACTTGTTAACAAAAACTCTGAGGTATCACCCTTGCGAAAGATTAGTACCTTTGCAATGTCTATTATCAAGCTATTTTGACGAA